The genomic DNA CCCCAGCGCGTTCACCGCGCGGGTGTAGAGGAAGCTCGCCATCACCGCCGCGATGATGCCCTGGTAGGCGAACTGCCAGAGCACCGGCCCCCAGCCGATGGCCGGCAGGTTGCTCGGCAGGCACAGCCACCAGAGCGGCAGGAAGACCGGCGCCGGCAGCAACGCCACGGCCAGCACCGCCGTCAGCGCCGGCACGCGCCAGCGTCGCACCAGCAGCGTGTAGATGGACCAGAACACGCCCGCGAGGAGGAAGAGCAGGTCGCCCCGCCAGGCGCCCGGATGCTCGCCCAGCGTCGCCCCGGCCAGCAGCGCGATGCCGAGCGCCACCACCAGCAGGGACAGCACGCGCTGCCGCGTCCAGCGCTCGCCCAGGAAGACGACCGCCAGGGCGGTGGTGACGAAGGGCAGCGTGCCGATCAGCATCACCCCGGCATGGGCGGTCGGCGCATAGGCGAAGCCCGCATAGACGGGCAGCGCGTAGCCGAAGCCGGCGCAGAAGGCGAGCGCGGCCCCCCTGGCCAGGGATAGGCGCGGCCAGCCCCGCCAGGCCACCACCGCGAGCCCGGCCAGCAGGCTGCCGGTGAAGCGCAACGCCGCCATGTCGCCCGGGGTGAAGGCCTGCCTGGTCGAGAGCCGTCCGGAGAGCAGGAAGCCCGACCAGCAGACCAGCACGCCCAGCATGCAGAGCAGGCCCAGCCGCCATTCCCGGGCCGCCTCCGTGGGGTCGCGGGGCGCGCACCCGGGCAGGGTGTCCTCCTCCGCCGGCGCCGGGCGCTTCGTGGAGGAGCTGGACGGCAGGGGCCGGGCGACGCAATCGGGCATGGCGGCCGAGACTGCGGCAGGTCAGCATCGCTGTCCATTCCAATGTCCCCGCCTGCCATGCGCCCCTGCCGATGGCGCGCTGTTTCCCCTGGTGCCGCCCTCTTGCCATCCCCAGCCGCGGCGCGGGACAAACCCGGGCATGAGCCAGACCCTGCCGCGCCTCAGCCCTGGGGATTTCGTCGCCGCGCTGACCCTGCCGGATGCGCAGGGCGGGGCCTGGGACGTGTCGCACCAGTCCATCGCCCACCTGCACCGCATCCTGCTGCTGCCGCCCTTCCCGGCGGAGGCGGCGCTGCTGGAGGCGGAGCGCAAGGCCCGTGCCCTCGGCGCCATGCTGGTGCTGGTGGAGGCCGCGCCGCCGGATGGCATCCTGCGCGAGGAAGCGCTGTCCCGCGTCTTCGATCCGGAGCGGCAACTCGCCGGCATGCTTGGCCTGGGGGCGGAGGGCGGCGCGGCGGTGCTGCTGGCGCGCGGCAAGATCGGCCATGTCGCGGCCGGTCCCGGGGCGCTGGAGGAGGTGCTGGACACGCTGGTGCCGCCCGCCCCGCCGGTGCTGCGTGGCACCCCGGCCCCGGTGCTGATCATCCCGGACATCCTGGAGCCGGCGCTGGTCTCCGCCCTGCTGCGGCACTGGCAGGCCGGGGAGAAGATGAAGGACCGCGTGGCCAGCGCCGCCGGGGCCGCCAAGGCCGCCGCCGGCATCAAGCGGCGCGCCGATGTCGCGCTGGATGACCGGCAGCTCTATGCGGGTTTCGCCGAGCGCCTGAAGCGGCGCGTGCTGCCGGAGATGATGCGTGCCTTCCGCTTCCGCGCCGCGAGCTTCGAGCCGCCTCGCATCGGCTGCTACGATTCCGCCGATGCCGGGGCCTTCGGTGCGCATCGCGACAACCGTACCCCCTTCACCCGGCACCGCCGCTTCGCGCTCAGCCTGAACCTGAACAGCCAGGGGATGGACTACGACGGCGGCACCCTCACCTTCCCCGAATTCGGCCCCGACCGGTATGCGCCGGCGGCCGGCGGCGGCGCGGTGTTCTGCTGCGACCTACTGCACGAGGCCCTGCCGGTCACGCGCGGGCGCCGCTTCGCCATCTTCACCTTCTTCACCGATGCCGAGGGCGCGCAGGCGGAGCAGGAGATGATCCGCCAGCGCGGTGCCGGCCAGGAGGGCGCCGTCCGGATGCAGGGCTGAGCCCCCCGTCCGGCGCCCCACCCGGCCGTCACGCGGCCCGGATCGCCCCCAGGAAGCTGCCCGCCTGGGCGCGCAGGCTGGCGGCGCGTTCGGACAGGTCGCCGCTGGCGGCCATGATCTGCGCCGCCGCCGCGCCGGTCTGCTCCGCCGCGCCCTGCACCTGGCCGATGGCATCGGCCACCATGCCGCTGCCCTCCGCCATCTGCGCCGCCGAGCGGGCGATCTCGCGCGTCGTGCTGCCCTGCTGCTCCACCGCCGCCGCGATGGCCGTGGCGATCTCGCTGGTGCGCTCCACCGTGCTGCCGATGCCCTGGATGGCGGAAACCGCCTCGGCGGTCGCCGACTGCATCTGGCCGATCTGCGCGGTGATCTCCTCGGTGGCGCGGGCGGTCTGCGCGGCCAGGCCCTTCACCTCCCCGGCCACCACCGCGAAGCCCTTGCCCGCCTCGCCGGCCCGCGCCGCCTCGATCGTCGCGTTCAGCGCCAGCAGGTTGGTCTGTCCCGCGATGTCGGAGATCAGCCGCACCACGTCGCCGATCCGCCTGGCGCCCTCGCTCAGCGAGCGCACGATGGAATCAGTGGACTGCACCTCGCTCACCGCCTGCCCCGCCACGGTCGCGGCCTCGCCGACGCGGCGGGTGATCTCGCTCACGCTGGCGGCCATCTCCTCCGCCGCCGCCGCCACCGCCTGCACATCGGCACTGGACTGGCGCGAGATCTCGGCCACCTCCCGCGCGCGCTCGCCGGAATCCGCGGCGGAGGCGGAGACCGCCGTCACCGCCTGGCGCAGCTCGTCGGCGCGGCTGGCCACGCCCTCCACCTGGCGGCTCACCTCCGCCTCGAAGACATCGGCCAGCCGCGCCTGCTCCGTCACCACGGTCCAGCTCAGCATTGGGCCGACATAGCCGCCGGCGGCATCGATGATGGCCGTGGCCCTCAGGTCGCAGACCTCCCCGCCCAGCGTGACCCGGGTGCGGTGGGGCAGGCGCGACGGGTCGGACAGGATGGCGCGCGCGTCCTGCACGTGGCGGTGGAAGATGTCGATGCTCTGGCCCTTCACCGCCTCCGGCGCGCAGGGCAGCACGCCGCGCAGCCGCTCCAGCAGCGCGGTCATGCCGGCATTCACATAGGTGATGCGGAACTCGTCCTTCGGGTCGGCGGTCATGATGCCGACCGGCAACTGCTCGATCATCTGCCCGCGCGCGAAAGCCTCGCCCGCCACCGCGCGCAGCCGTTCCAGCGCCTGGGCGATCGCCCCGATCTCGTCACGCCGGTCGCGGTCGGGCACGGGCTGCCTGACATCGCCGACGGCGATGGCGGCGACCGCCGCGGCGAGGCGACGCATCGGCGCCCCGATGGCGCGCGCATTGATCCAGCCCGAGAGCACCAGCAGCAGCGCCACGATGCCGCCCAGGACCAGCGGCAGCTTCCACAGCCGCTGGATCGAGCGCTCCACCCCCGCATCCGCCTGGACGACGCGCTGGGCCAGCGTCTGGCCGGCGCTGTCGCCGATCTCCCGCAGGGCCCGGGCGCCGGGCTGGACCTTCTGGACCATGATGCCCTCCAGCGCCTCGCCAGATCCCAGGATCTCCTCCGTCGCCGCGATCATCTCACCCGCCAGGCGGCCCACCTTGCTCACATCCTCCTTCAGCCGCTCCGCCATCGGCACGTTGAGGGCCGATTGCAGATGGACCCTCTGCTGCGCGATGGCCGAGCGGATGCGGCGCGACTGCTGGCCGTCCTGCGTGATCAGGAAGCGCTGCAGCCCGAAGCGGATGTCGTTCACCGCGTTCTGGAAGCTCGTCATCCGGTCCCGCAGCTCGGTGGCCGCGGAATTGCTGTCCGTGTCGAACTCGATGGCGCCGAAGACGCTTTCCAGCGCCTGATCGATGGCGCCGCTGGTGGGATAGAAGCGGTCGTCGCGCGCCTGCAGCAGGTGCTGGCGGCTGCTGGCCATGTCATCGACCGCGCCGGCATAGGCCTGCAACAGCGCTGGCAGCTCCCCGAGCCTTCCCCGCAGCGCGTCCGGCACGTCGCGCAGCAGATCCTCCCCCTGCGTCTCCGCTCGCCGCAGCAGGTTCCGTGCCCGTTCCCTGACATCCCGCACGGCCTCCGTGGTCTGAGCCGCGCGCAGGGTGAGGGCCAGGGCCGGAACGTCCTGGACCGTGTCGGACAGGTCGTTGAGATGCAGCGCCGTCCTGTTGGCCCGCGAGAACTCTTCCGCCTGCTGTCCGATGGAACCGACCTCCTGCCAGATCACGGCCGGCAGCATTCCCAGGAGAAGAAGCGTCAGCCCGGCGGAGACGGCCAGCTTCCGCCCCACGGAAAGATCACGATACAGGCGCATCCAAACCCCCAGCACTCAAATGCGGGAAGGATGAGGTGGAAAGGTGAAATGCCGGTGAATGCCGGACGGTGCCCACCGAGAAGTCCCGGCCTGGAAGGCTGACATGGCATACGGCGTTTCAAAATTTACCCTCTTTCTCACAACATGGACCGATGGCAAACTTCGGGAGCGAGGGGCCGCCATTCACTATGATTGTGGGGTTATGCAGGATGCTCGAGGAGTGGAAGCAGCGGCTCCACCTGTGGTCACGTCAGGTCGGCAGGCCCGGGACGGCGCAGAACATGCAGGCCCTGCAGGTGGCCCAGACCGGGACGAGGACCGCCCTGGGCATGATCGTGGTCGCGCTGACGGTCCTGACCGTCAGGCTGATGGAGGATGCCTACCGGCATTTCGGGCCGGGCATCCTCGACACCGCCAGAAGCTTCTCGCTCTTCTGACCGGGAAAGGCCGGAGGCTCCGCCGGGGGCGGAAGCCCTGCGGCGCCTCGCCTCAGCCGGGATTGGCCGCGCGCAGCAGGAACTCGCGCCCGACCTTGACCCGCGGCACGCCGTCATAGGCCACGATATCCGCCGTGGCGTAGGTCTCGCTCCAGCGGTCGGGGATGAAGGACCCGGTGCCGACGACATCGAGCGGCGCCTTGGCCTCCGCCATCACGCGGCACTTGGCGACGGAGAAGCCGGAGGAGGCGATGATCCGCACCTTGGGGAAGCCGGCCTTGTCCAGCGCCTCCCGCATCCGCCAGATGGCGGCGGCGGAAACGCCGGTGCCGACCAGGAAGCGCAACTCCTCCTCGGTGCGGTAGCGGCGGATGGCGCCGGGCATGTTGCGCTCCAGAACCGCGTAGGATTCGCCGGGGTCCAGCGTTTCCAGGTAGCGGCCGCCATGCGTGTCCAGCCGTACCGAGACCCGGCCCGCGGCGGCGAGATCCGGGAAGCGGCGGCAGACCTCCAGCCCGTCCGTGATCTCCCGCCCGAAATAGTCGGTGAGCACGGTGAGGTCGTCGTCCGGATAGGTCTCGCGGAACATCTCCGCGGCGCGCAGGGTGGAGCCGGCATAGCCGATCAGCGCATGCGGCATCGTACCCAGCCCGGCCTCCGTGCCGAACCAGTGCGCGGTGGCGTTGCTCGCATTGCCCACGAAGCCGCGCGCGCCTTCCTGCCGGGCGGCATTGCCACCGGTGGCGGCGGCATAGGCCATCATTTCCTGCATGTCGGCGCCGGCGCAGTGCCGGGCATCCATGGCCAGGAAGGGGGTCTTCGGCAGTTCCAGGCACATCTGGTAGGCGTTGTGGGCGGCAACGCAGGGCGGCCCCACCTGCTGCAGCAGCAGCGTTTCCAGATCCACCAGCCCGACGAAGGAGCCGGTGAGATAGAGCAGCGGATCGCCCGCGCCGACCCAGCTCCCCTCGGGATGCATCAGGTCGATCTGCACATCCAGCCCGCGCTCGGCCGTCACCCGCCGCAGCCATTCCAGCGCGAGGCGCGGCGCGGAGATCACCGGGCGGCGCAGGAAGACGGCATAGGTAACGCGGCAGTCGCCATGCGCCGCCACGATCGCCCTGGTGCGGTTGAAGTAGCTGTCGGTGCGGGCGGTGATCTCCGCGTCCATCTCCGCCCTGTTCAGGGCCGGTCCTGCCGGGGGCTCCGCCATGCCTCTGTCCTTCCCTCGATCCATCGTCCCGCGCGGCATGACAGGCACCGCGCGTCGTCCCGGCCGCAGCATCGCCCCGCCCGGCGGGACCGACTGTGGCATGCCGCCGGGAGAGCGCCCATGCCGCCGGGGCGATGCAGATCCGCACCGCCCCGGCGGGGCTGAAGCTACTGCGCGGCCTGGAGCGGCAGGCTGCTCGTGCCTGGCCGGCGGGCCTTGAGTTCCTCCGCCACCAGGAAGGCCAGTTCCAGCGACTGCTCCGCGTTCAGGCGGGGGTCGCAGGCGGTGGCATAGGAGCGCGACAGGTCGGCCTCGGTCAGACGGTGGGCGCCGCCCAGGCATTCCGTCACGTCGGCGCCCGTCATCTCCACATGCACGCCGCCGGGCCAGGTGCCCTCGGCCTGGTGCACGTCGAAGAAGCTCCGGACCTCGCGTAGGATGGCGTCGAAGGAGCGGGTCTTGTAGCCGCCGGCCGGCACGGTGTTGCCGTGCATCGGGTCGGTGATCCAGGTGACCTTGCGCCCCTCGGCCTTCACCGCGCGCACCAGGGCGGGAAGATGCTGCTCCACCTTGCCGGCGCCCATGCGGGTGATCAGCGTCAGCCGCCCCGGCACGTTGCGCGGGTTCAGCCGCTCGGTGAGCCGCAGCAGGTCCTCCACCGAGGTGGTCGGCCCGACCTTGAAGCCGATCGGGTTGGCCACGCCGCTCAGGAACTCGACATGCGCGCCGTCCGGCTGCCGCGTGCGGTCGCCGATCCAGAGGAAATGCGCCGAGCAGGCATAGTGCCGGCGCGGATGCGTCGAGGGCTCGCGCGTCAGCGCCTGCTCGTAGCCGAGCAGCAGCGCCTCGTGCGAGGTGTAGAATTCCGTCTCGTGGAGCTGCGGCGCGTTCTCCATGCCGCAGGCCTTCATGAAGCGCAGCGTCTCGTCGATGCGCGCCGCGAGGTCCTGGTAGCGTTCCGCCAGCGGCGAGCGCTCCACGAAGCCCAGATTCCAGCGATGCACCTGGTTCAGGTCGGCGAAGCCGCCGGTGGCGAAGGCGCGCAGCAGGTTCAGCGTCGCCGCCGATTGCAGATAGGCGAATTCCATCCGCGACGGGTCGGGCACCCGGGCGGCGGCGGTGAATTCGGGCCCGTTGACGATGTCCCCACGATAGGAGGGCAGCGTCTCGCCATGGCGCGTTTCCGTGTCGGAGGAGCGCGGCTTGGCGAACTGCCCGGCCATGCGGCCCAGCTTCACCACCGGCAGGGAGGCGCCGAAGGTCAGCACCACCGCCATCTGCAACAGCACCTTGAAGGTGTCGCGGATGTTGTCGGCCCGGAAATCCGCGAAGGATTCTGCGCAGTCGCCGCCCTGGAGGACGAAGGCGCGGCCTTCCGCGGCATCGGCGAGGCGGGCGGTCAGGCGGTCGGCCTCCCCGGCAAAGACCAGCGGCGGAAAGGAGGCGAGCTTCGCCTCCGCGGCCGCGAGGTCGTTGCTGTCGGGGTAGTCGGGCACCTGGCGGATCGGCATGTCGCGCCAGGATCCGGGGTGCCAGTCCTTGCTGGTCATCGTTGTGGCGCTTCCGTTTTCGGGGGCGGGACCATAGCGGCGGTTCCGCCCCCAGGGAAAGCCCCCAGGGAAAGCTCCTAGGGAAGTTCCGGCGGAGGGTCAGACCTCCTCCCGCCCCCCTTCATCCTGCGTATCTCCCGCGCGCCGGGCGGGGGAGCGGAGGGTGACGAACTCCTCGGCGGCGGTCGGATGGATGCCGATGGTGGCGTCGAGCTGCGCCTTGGTGAGCCCGTTCACCACCGCCACGGCGAAGCCCTGCAGGATCTCCGGCGCGTCCTCGCCCAGCATGTGGATGCCGAGAAGGCGGTCGGTCTTCGCATCCACCACCACCTTCATCAGGCTGCGACGCCCTTCCCGCTTGCTGATCGTGTGCCGCATCGGGGTGAAGCGGGTGAGGTAGATGTCGGTCGGGCCCCGTGCCGCGGCCTCCTCCTCGGTCAGGCCGACGCTGCCGATTGGCGGCGAGGAGAAGACGGCCTTGGGCACGTTGTCATAGGACGCGCGGCGCGGCCGGCCGCCGAACAACGTGTCGGCCAGGGCATGGCCCACCGCCGTCGCCATGGGGGTCAGGTTCAGCCGGTCCGTGACATCGCCGATGGCATAGATGTGCGGGACGCTGGTGACGTGGTCCTCGTCCACCGCCACGGCGCCGCGCGCGTCCACCGCCACCCCGGCTTCCTCCAGCCCCAGCCCCTGGGTCGCCGGCTCACGCCCCACCGCCACCAGCACGGCATCGGCCTCCAGCACCCGGCCGGAGGCCAGCTCGACGATCCGCCCGTCGCCCGCCGCGCCGAAGCCGGTGATGGTCTCGCCCGGGTTGATCTTGATGCCCTGAGCGGTCAGTGCCTCGGCCAGCCCTTCGCGCAGTTCCTGGTCGAAGCCGCGCAGAGGCCATCTCTGGCGGTAGGTCAGCACCACCTCCGAGCCCAGCGCGTGCAGCAGCCCGGCGAATTCCACGCCGATATAGCCGCCGCCAACGATGATGATCTTCTCCGGCCGCTTCTCCAGGGTGAAGAGGTCGTCCGAGATCATCACGCAGTCGATGCCCGGCAGGTCCGGCCGGATCGGGCGGCCGCCCACGGCGATGACGATGCGCTCCGCGGTCACCCGCTCCTCGCCGACCTGCAGGGTGTGCGCGTCCAGGAAGCGGGCATGCGCCTCGAAGACCCG from Roseomonas gilardii includes the following:
- a CDS encoding 2OG-Fe(II) oxygenase family protein, coding for MSQTLPRLSPGDFVAALTLPDAQGGAWDVSHQSIAHLHRILLLPPFPAEAALLEAERKARALGAMLVLVEAAPPDGILREEALSRVFDPERQLAGMLGLGAEGGAAVLLARGKIGHVAAGPGALEEVLDTLVPPAPPVLRGTPAPVLIIPDILEPALVSALLRHWQAGEKMKDRVASAAGAAKAAAGIKRRADVALDDRQLYAGFAERLKRRVLPEMMRAFRFRAASFEPPRIGCYDSADAGAFGAHRDNRTPFTRHRRFALSLNLNSQGMDYDGGTLTFPEFGPDRYAPAAGGGAVFCCDLLHEALPVTRGRRFAIFTFFTDAEGAQAEQEMIRQRGAGQEGAVRMQG
- a CDS encoding nicotinate phosphoribosyltransferase, which codes for MAEPPAGPALNRAEMDAEITARTDSYFNRTRAIVAAHGDCRVTYAVFLRRPVISAPRLALEWLRRVTAERGLDVQIDLMHPEGSWVGAGDPLLYLTGSFVGLVDLETLLLQQVGPPCVAAHNAYQMCLELPKTPFLAMDARHCAGADMQEMMAYAAATGGNAARQEGARGFVGNASNATAHWFGTEAGLGTMPHALIGYAGSTLRAAEMFRETYPDDDLTVLTDYFGREITDGLEVCRRFPDLAAAGRVSVRLDTHGGRYLETLDPGESYAVLERNMPGAIRRYRTEEELRFLVGTGVSAAAIWRMREALDKAGFPKVRIIASSGFSVAKCRVMAEAKAPLDVVGTGSFIPDRWSETYATADIVAYDGVPRVKVGREFLLRAANPG
- the gorA gene encoding glutathione-disulfide reductase, producing the protein MPSYDFDLFVIGGGSAGVRCARIAAGHGARVGIAESRFWGGTCVNVGCVPKKIMVQAAEYGQWAADAGAFGWDIENRGHDWSVLREARDREVARLNGIYRRLLEGNGARVFEAHARFLDAHTLQVGEERVTAERIVIAVGGRPIRPDLPGIDCVMISDDLFTLEKRPEKIIIVGGGYIGVEFAGLLHALGSEVVLTYRQRWPLRGFDQELREGLAEALTAQGIKINPGETITGFGAAGDGRIVELASGRVLEADAVLVAVGREPATQGLGLEEAGVAVDARGAVAVDEDHVTSVPHIYAIGDVTDRLNLTPMATAVGHALADTLFGGRPRRASYDNVPKAVFSSPPIGSVGLTEEEAAARGPTDIYLTRFTPMRHTISKREGRRSLMKVVVDAKTDRLLGIHMLGEDAPEILQGFAVAVVNGLTKAQLDATIGIHPTAAEEFVTLRSPARRAGDTQDEGGREEV
- a CDS encoding class II 3-deoxy-7-phosphoheptulonate synthase, with product MTSKDWHPGSWRDMPIRQVPDYPDSNDLAAAEAKLASFPPLVFAGEADRLTARLADAAEGRAFVLQGGDCAESFADFRADNIRDTFKVLLQMAVVLTFGASLPVVKLGRMAGQFAKPRSSDTETRHGETLPSYRGDIVNGPEFTAAARVPDPSRMEFAYLQSAATLNLLRAFATGGFADLNQVHRWNLGFVERSPLAERYQDLAARIDETLRFMKACGMENAPQLHETEFYTSHEALLLGYEQALTREPSTHPRRHYACSAHFLWIGDRTRQPDGAHVEFLSGVANPIGFKVGPTTSVEDLLRLTERLNPRNVPGRLTLITRMGAGKVEQHLPALVRAVKAEGRKVTWITDPMHGNTVPAGGYKTRSFDAILREVRSFFDVHQAEGTWPGGVHVEMTGADVTECLGGAHRLTEADLSRSYATACDPRLNAEQSLELAFLVAEELKARRPGTSSLPLQAAQ
- a CDS encoding DMT family transporter; amino-acid sequence: MPDCVARPLPSSSSTKRPAPAEEDTLPGCAPRDPTEAAREWRLGLLCMLGVLVCWSGFLLSGRLSTRQAFTPGDMAALRFTGSLLAGLAVVAWRGWPRLSLARGAALAFCAGFGYALPVYAGFAYAPTAHAGVMLIGTLPFVTTALAVVFLGERWTRQRVLSLLVVALGIALLAGATLGEHPGAWRGDLLFLLAGVFWSIYTLLVRRWRVPALTAVLAVALLPAPVFLPLWWLCLPSNLPAIGWGPVLWQFAYQGIIAAVMASFLYTRAVNALGAATATTITAFVPALATIAAWPLLGEALSPGGLAGVALVSAGIILGVLGPWGGRRAARG
- a CDS encoding methyl-accepting chemotaxis protein; the encoded protein is MRLYRDLSVGRKLAVSAGLTLLLLGMLPAVIWQEVGSIGQQAEEFSRANRTALHLNDLSDTVQDVPALALTLRAAQTTEAVRDVRERARNLLRRAETQGEDLLRDVPDALRGRLGELPALLQAYAGAVDDMASSRQHLLQARDDRFYPTSGAIDQALESVFGAIEFDTDSNSAATELRDRMTSFQNAVNDIRFGLQRFLITQDGQQSRRIRSAIAQQRVHLQSALNVPMAERLKEDVSKVGRLAGEMIAATEEILGSGEALEGIMVQKVQPGARALREIGDSAGQTLAQRVVQADAGVERSIQRLWKLPLVLGGIVALLLVLSGWINARAIGAPMRRLAAAVAAIAVGDVRQPVPDRDRRDEIGAIAQALERLRAVAGEAFARGQMIEQLPVGIMTADPKDEFRITYVNAGMTALLERLRGVLPCAPEAVKGQSIDIFHRHVQDARAILSDPSRLPHRTRVTLGGEVCDLRATAIIDAAGGYVGPMLSWTVVTEQARLADVFEAEVSRQVEGVASRADELRQAVTAVSASAADSGERAREVAEISRQSSADVQAVAAAAEEMAASVSEITRRVGEAATVAGQAVSEVQSTDSIVRSLSEGARRIGDVVRLISDIAGQTNLLALNATIEAARAGEAGKGFAVVAGEVKGLAAQTARATEEITAQIGQMQSATAEAVSAIQGIGSTVERTSEIATAIAAAVEQQGSTTREIARSAAQMAEGSGMVADAIGQVQGAAEQTGAAAAQIMAASGDLSERAASLRAQAGSFLGAIRAA